A genomic window from Streptomyces brevispora includes:
- a CDS encoding DAK2 domain-containing protein has protein sequence MPQTADDLDAVAVRTWCSLALDALGREREAIDAINVYPVADGDTGTNLYLTVESAAGAVEAVFAAHETGTSVPSTADAVRAMAHGALIGARGNSGTILAQLLRGMAGVLAEEAGARGGTDRLRLALTRAALSAREAVAHPVEGTVLTVATAAAEAAGRAAAGAGTAVVAQAAYEGARTALEATPGQLAVLGRAGVVDAGGRGLVAVLGALVEAVSGRAPVRVYEAPASPVPVAAAADDCPAADTPEGGPAFEVIYLLEAGDEAVERLRTRLDDLGDSLVVVGGDGLWNVHVHVDDAGAAVEAGVEAGRPYRIRITHFAADRVHTRPEPAQRAVVVVVPGDGLGGLCAEAGATTVLARPGEPPASGELVDAIRRAHAREVVLLPNDGDLRHTAAAAAEQARTEGIRVALIPTRAAVQGIAALAVHEPDRSFDEDVVAMTAAAGATRYAELAVAERQSWTMAGICQAGDILGLIDGDVAVIGDNVPETARNVLDRMLAAGGELVTLVLGEDVPDTLAGTLEEHVREGYLAVDTVVYRGGHQCAPLLIGVE, from the coding sequence GTGCCGCAGACCGCCGACGACCTGGACGCCGTCGCGGTGCGTACCTGGTGCTCACTGGCGCTGGACGCACTCGGCCGGGAGCGCGAGGCGATCGACGCGATCAACGTGTATCCCGTCGCCGACGGGGACACCGGCACCAACCTCTATCTGACCGTGGAATCCGCGGCGGGCGCCGTCGAGGCGGTGTTCGCCGCCCATGAGACCGGCACCTCGGTGCCCTCCACCGCCGACGCGGTACGCGCCATGGCGCACGGGGCGCTGATCGGGGCCCGCGGCAACTCCGGCACGATCCTGGCCCAGTTGCTGCGCGGCATGGCCGGGGTACTGGCCGAGGAGGCCGGTGCGCGGGGCGGTACGGACCGGCTGCGCCTCGCACTGACCCGGGCCGCGCTCTCGGCGCGCGAGGCCGTCGCCCACCCCGTCGAGGGCACGGTCCTGACCGTGGCCACCGCGGCCGCCGAAGCCGCGGGGCGTGCGGCGGCCGGCGCCGGTACGGCCGTGGTGGCACAGGCGGCGTACGAAGGGGCGCGCACCGCCCTGGAGGCGACGCCCGGCCAGCTCGCCGTGCTCGGCCGGGCAGGTGTCGTGGACGCCGGGGGCCGGGGGCTGGTGGCGGTCCTCGGGGCGCTGGTCGAGGCGGTCTCGGGACGGGCGCCGGTGCGGGTGTACGAGGCGCCGGCCTCGCCCGTTCCGGTCGCCGCCGCTGCCGATGACTGCCCCGCGGCGGACACCCCGGAGGGCGGGCCGGCCTTCGAGGTCATCTATCTGCTGGAGGCCGGGGACGAGGCTGTGGAGCGGCTGCGGACCCGGCTCGACGACCTGGGCGACTCCCTCGTGGTGGTGGGGGGCGACGGGCTCTGGAACGTCCATGTACACGTCGACGACGCGGGTGCGGCGGTGGAGGCCGGGGTCGAGGCCGGGCGGCCGTACCGCATCCGGATCACCCACTTCGCCGCGGACCGGGTGCACACCCGCCCCGAACCCGCCCAGCGCGCCGTCGTCGTCGTGGTCCCGGGCGACGGGCTCGGCGGCCTGTGCGCGGAGGCCGGGGCGACGACGGTGCTCGCGCGCCCCGGGGAACCGCCGGCCAGCGGCGAACTGGTCGACGCGATCCGCCGCGCCCACGCCCGCGAGGTGGTGCTCCTGCCCAACGACGGGGACCTGCGCCACACGGCCGCGGCCGCCGCGGAACAGGCCCGGACCGAGGGCATCAGGGTCGCCCTGATCCCGACCAGGGCCGCCGTCCAGGGCATCGCTGCCCTGGCCGTCCACGAACCGGACCGCAGCTTCGACGAGGACGTGGTCGCGATGACCGCGGCGGCCGGCGCCACCCGGTACGCCGAACTGGCCGTCGCCGAGCGGCAGTCCTGGACCATGGCGGGGATCTGCCAGGCCGGCGACATCCTGGGCCTGATCGACGGCGATGTGGCCGTCATCGGCGACAACGTCCCGGAGACGGCCCGCAACGTCCTGGACCGGATGCTGGCGGCCGGCGGCGAACTGGTCACCCTGGTCCTGGGCGAGGACGTCCCCGACACGCTGGCCGGCACACTGGAGGAACACGTCCGGGAGGGCTACCTGGCGGTGGACACCGTGGTGTACCGCGGCGGCCACCAGTGCGCTCCGCTGCTGATCGGGGTGGAGTAG
- the recG gene encoding ATP-dependent DNA helicase RecG: protein MDRVSAFDEPLKKLLGGATAKVMAEHLDLHTVGDLLHHYPRRYEERGRLTAMTDLPLDEHVTVVAQVADARVMAFNNGRGKRLEVTLTDGHGRLQLVFFGHGVHKPHKELLPGRRAMFAGKVSVFNRKMQLAHPTYQLLDAETTDEAGATEAVDAFAGRLLPIYPACKQLDSWRIAKAVDAVLPSAQEAVDPLPPALREGRGFTALPEALLKIHRPQTKADIAAAKGRLKWDEAFVLQVALARRRYADTQLPAAARRPVPGGLLDAFDAELPFTLTDGQLKVSKEIFDDLATEHPMHRLLQGEVGSGKTLVALRAMLAVVDAGGQAAMLAPTEVLAQQHHRSITEMMGELAENWGLWREAPLDEGRRSGDGRALGGSDRGTKVVLLTGSMGMPARRRALLDLVTGEAGIVIGTHALIEDKVQFHELGLVVVDEQHRFGVEQRDALRSKGKQPPHLLVMTATPIPRTVAMTVFGDLETSVLDQLPAGRSPIASHVVPAKDKPHFLSRAWERVREEVENGHQAYVVCPRIGDDEDEVAGKKGKKDAEQEGDKRPPLAVLDTAEQLAKGPLTGLRVEVLHGRMHPDDKDDVMRRFAAGQVDVLVATTVIEVGVNVPNATAMVIMDADRFGVSQLHQLRGRVGRGSAPGLCLLVSEAHEASPARARLSAVAATLDGFELSRIDLEERREGDVLGQAQSGVRSSLRVLSVIDDEEVIAAAREEAVKVVAADPDLEHLPELRLALDALLDKDREEYLDKG from the coding sequence ATGGATCGCGTGTCTGCGTTCGACGAACCCCTCAAGAAGCTGCTCGGCGGCGCCACCGCGAAGGTGATGGCCGAGCACCTCGACCTGCACACGGTCGGCGATCTGCTGCATCACTACCCGCGGCGGTACGAGGAGCGCGGCCGTCTCACGGCCATGACCGACCTCCCGCTCGACGAGCACGTGACGGTCGTCGCCCAGGTCGCCGACGCCCGCGTCATGGCGTTCAACAACGGCCGGGGCAAGCGCCTCGAAGTGACCCTCACCGACGGCCACGGCCGGCTCCAGCTGGTCTTCTTCGGCCACGGAGTCCACAAGCCGCACAAGGAACTGCTGCCGGGCCGGCGCGCCATGTTCGCCGGCAAGGTCTCCGTCTTCAACCGGAAGATGCAGCTGGCCCACCCCACCTACCAACTGCTCGACGCGGAGACCACCGACGAGGCCGGGGCGACCGAGGCCGTGGACGCCTTCGCCGGCCGGCTGCTGCCGATCTACCCGGCCTGCAAGCAACTCGACTCCTGGCGGATCGCCAAGGCGGTCGACGCGGTGCTGCCGAGCGCCCAGGAAGCCGTCGACCCACTGCCGCCCGCGCTGCGCGAGGGCCGCGGGTTCACCGCGCTGCCCGAGGCGCTGCTGAAGATCCACCGGCCGCAGACCAAGGCCGACATCGCGGCGGCCAAGGGCCGGCTGAAGTGGGACGAGGCCTTCGTCCTCCAGGTCGCACTGGCCCGCCGCAGATACGCGGACACCCAGCTGCCGGCCGCCGCCCGCAGACCCGTTCCCGGCGGGCTGCTCGACGCGTTCGACGCCGAACTGCCGTTCACCCTCACCGACGGCCAGCTCAAGGTCTCCAAGGAGATCTTCGACGACCTGGCGACCGAACATCCGATGCACCGGCTGCTCCAGGGCGAGGTCGGCAGCGGGAAGACCCTGGTCGCGCTGCGCGCCATGCTCGCCGTCGTCGACGCGGGCGGGCAGGCCGCGATGCTCGCGCCCACCGAGGTGCTCGCCCAGCAGCACCACCGGTCCATCACCGAGATGATGGGCGAGCTCGCCGAGAACTGGGGGCTGTGGCGCGAAGCGCCTCTCGACGAGGGGCGGCGGTCGGGCGACGGGCGGGCGCTCGGCGGGTCCGACCGGGGCACCAAGGTCGTCCTGCTCACCGGTTCCATGGGCATGCCCGCCCGCCGCCGGGCGCTCCTCGACCTGGTCACCGGCGAGGCCGGGATCGTGATCGGCACCCATGCGCTGATCGAGGACAAGGTGCAGTTCCACGAGCTGGGGCTGGTCGTCGTCGACGAGCAGCACCGCTTCGGGGTGGAACAGCGCGACGCCCTGCGCTCCAAGGGGAAGCAACCGCCGCATCTGCTCGTCATGACCGCCACCCCCATTCCCCGTACGGTCGCCATGACCGTCTTCGGTGACCTGGAGACCTCCGTCCTGGACCAGCTGCCGGCCGGCCGTTCGCCGATCGCCAGCCATGTCGTCCCCGCCAAGGACAAGCCGCACTTCCTCAGCCGCGCCTGGGAACGGGTCCGTGAGGAGGTGGAGAACGGGCACCAGGCGTACGTGGTCTGCCCCCGGATCGGTGACGACGAGGACGAGGTGGCCGGGAAGAAGGGGAAGAAGGACGCCGAACAGGAGGGGGACAAGCGCCCGCCGCTCGCCGTCCTGGACACCGCCGAACAGCTCGCCAAGGGGCCGCTGACCGGTCTGCGCGTCGAGGTTCTGCACGGCAGGATGCACCCCGACGACAAGGACGACGTGATGCGCCGCTTCGCCGCCGGCCAGGTCGACGTCCTGGTGGCCACCACGGTCATCGAGGTCGGGGTCAACGTCCCCAACGCCACCGCGATGGTGATCATGGACGCCGACCGGTTCGGCGTCTCCCAGCTGCACCAGCTGCGCGGCCGGGTCGGCCGTGGCTCCGCCCCCGGACTCTGCCTGCTGGTCAGCGAGGCCCACGAGGCGAGCCCCGCCCGCGCCCGGCTCTCCGCCGTGGCCGCCACCCTCGACGGGTTCGAGCTGTCCCGGATCGACCTGGAGGAACGCCGCGAGGGCGACGTCCTCGGCCAGGCCCAGTCCGGGGTCCGCTCCTCGCTGCGGGTGCTCAGCGTCATCGACGACGAGGAGGTCATCGCGGCCGCCCGTGAGGAGGCCGTCAAGGTCGTCGCCGCCGATCCGGACCTGGAGCACCTGCCGGAGCTGCGCCTCGCACTGGACGCGCTGCTCGACAAGGACCGCGAGGAGTACCTCGACAAGGGCTGA
- the rsmD gene encoding 16S rRNA (guanine(966)-N(2))-methyltransferase RsmD yields MTRVIAGSAGGRRLAVPPGTGTRPTSDRAREGLFSTWQALLGTLDGVRIADLYAGSGAVGLEALSRGAVHALLVEADAKAVRTVRDNVRTLGLPGAEVRAGKAEQIVTGPAPAEPYDVVFLDPPYAVTDEDLGEILLTLRAQGWLSAAALVTVERSTRGGEFSWPKGFEPLRARRYGEGTLWYGRAAATCEDAR; encoded by the coding sequence ATGACCCGCGTGATCGCCGGCTCGGCCGGCGGACGCCGCCTGGCCGTCCCGCCCGGCACCGGCACCCGCCCCACCTCCGACCGCGCGCGCGAGGGCCTGTTCTCCACCTGGCAGGCGCTCCTCGGCACCCTCGACGGCGTCCGGATCGCCGATCTGTACGCGGGCTCGGGGGCCGTCGGCCTCGAAGCGCTCTCCCGGGGCGCGGTCCACGCCCTGCTCGTCGAGGCCGACGCCAAGGCCGTCCGCACCGTCCGGGACAACGTCCGCACCCTCGGCCTGCCCGGCGCCGAGGTCCGGGCCGGCAAAGCCGAACAGATCGTGACAGGACCGGCGCCCGCGGAGCCGTACGACGTGGTGTTCCTGGACCCGCCGTACGCCGTCACCGACGAAGATCTTGGCGAGATACTGCTCACACTCCGTGCCCAGGGGTGGCTCTCGGCCGCTGCGCTCGTCACCGTGGAGCGCAGCACCAGAGGCGGAGAATTCAGCTGGCCCAAGGGTTTCGAGCCATTGCGGGCCCGTCGCTACGGCGAGGGAACGCTTTGGTACGGTCGCGCCGCCGCTACGTGCGAAGACGCACGATGA
- the coaD gene encoding pantetheine-phosphate adenylyltransferase: MRRAVCPGSFDPITNGHLDIIGRASKLYDVVHVAVMINQSKKGLFTVDERIDMIRRVTADFGNVQVESFHGLLVDFCKQRDIPAIVKGLRAVSDFDYELQMAQMNNGLSGVETLFVPTNPTYSFLSSSLVKEVATWGGDVSHLLPPLVQEALTERLAQQ; the protein is encoded by the coding sequence TTGCGCCGCGCCGTCTGCCCGGGGTCGTTCGACCCCATCACCAATGGACATCTCGACATCATCGGCCGCGCCTCGAAGCTGTACGACGTCGTACACGTCGCGGTGATGATCAACCAGTCGAAGAAGGGTCTGTTCACGGTCGACGAGCGGATCGACATGATCCGCCGGGTCACCGCGGACTTCGGCAACGTCCAGGTCGAGTCCTTCCACGGGCTGCTGGTCGACTTCTGCAAGCAGCGCGACATCCCGGCGATCGTGAAGGGCCTGCGGGCCGTCAGCGACTTCGACTACGAACTGCAGATGGCCCAGATGAACAACGGGCTCTCGGGTGTCGAAACGCTCTTCGTGCCGACCAATCCGACCTACAGTTTCCTGTCGTCCTCCCTGGTCAAGGAGGTGGCGACCTGGGGTGGCGACGTCTCGCACCTGCTGCCGCCACTGGTCCAGGAGGCCCTGACGGAGCGCCTCGCCCAGCAGTGA
- a CDS encoding cell division initiation protein translates to MDVQKKLDEIVEAVGNARSMPMSASCVVNRADLLAMLEEVRQALPGSLAHAQELIGGREQLVEQARQEAGRIIETAHAERGSLISDTEIARRSQAEADRILGEARKDAEEIRAEADEYVDSKLANFEVVLTKTIGSVDRGREKLLGRGQGFDEQGYEDPDFAEAPERSADPATLQRRADDYVDTKLGAFEAVLAKTLEAVGRGRQKLHGRVATDDLGAHMAAQDAAGSQGHTSDEDHWAGLAEIATPEPPQVPQQLSPQADPRFPAQAEPQYAQTYAYQDQPQQDVYGYQQQPDPYAGYQQQGYDQNQQQGYDQNQNQVALPAQGYDAWQQPAQAQQPLQQHGEGALDETSLFDTSMIDLDQLRRYEQEH, encoded by the coding sequence GTGGACGTGCAGAAGAAGCTCGACGAGATCGTCGAAGCGGTCGGGAACGCCCGGTCGATGCCCATGTCGGCGTCCTGCGTGGTCAACCGCGCCGACCTGCTCGCGATGCTGGAAGAGGTGCGCCAGGCCCTGCCCGGCTCCCTCGCGCACGCGCAGGAGCTCATCGGCGGCCGGGAACAGCTCGTCGAGCAGGCCCGTCAGGAGGCCGGGCGGATCATCGAGACCGCCCACGCCGAGCGCGGTTCGCTGATCTCGGACACCGAGATCGCCCGGCGGTCCCAGGCCGAGGCCGACCGGATTCTCGGTGAGGCCCGCAAGGACGCCGAGGAGATCCGCGCCGAGGCCGACGAGTACGTCGACAGCAAGCTCGCCAACTTCGAGGTCGTCCTCACCAAGACCATCGGCTCCGTCGACCGGGGCCGCGAGAAGCTCCTCGGCCGCGGCCAGGGCTTCGACGAGCAGGGCTACGAGGACCCGGACTTCGCCGAGGCCCCGGAGCGCAGCGCCGACCCGGCCACGCTCCAGCGCCGGGCCGACGACTACGTGGACACCAAGCTCGGCGCCTTCGAGGCAGTGCTCGCCAAGACCCTGGAGGCGGTGGGCCGGGGCCGGCAGAAGCTGCACGGCCGGGTCGCCACCGACGACCTCGGCGCGCACATGGCCGCCCAGGACGCCGCGGGCAGCCAGGGTCACACCAGCGACGAGGACCACTGGGCGGGACTGGCCGAGATCGCCACCCCGGAGCCGCCGCAGGTGCCCCAGCAGCTGTCCCCGCAGGCCGATCCGCGCTTCCCCGCGCAGGCCGAGCCGCAGTACGCGCAGACGTACGCGTACCAGGACCAGCCGCAGCAGGACGTGTACGGCTACCAGCAGCAGCCGGACCCCTACGCCGGCTACCAGCAGCAGGGCTACGACCAGAACCAGCAGCAGGGCTACGACCAGAACCAGAACCAGGTCGCGCTGCCCGCGCAGGGCTACGACGCCTGGCAGCAGCCCGCGCAGGCCCAGCAACCCCTCCAGCAGCACGGCGAGGGCGCCCTGGACGAGACCAGTCTTTTCGACACCAGCATGATCGACCTGGACCAGCTCCGCCGGTACGAACAGGAGCACTGA
- a CDS encoding YceD family protein, with translation MFDTHELGRRPGALKRLTRSVNAPKDFGIDGVVGVPEGAPVELDVRLESVMEGVLVTGTARASAEGECVRCLEPLSLEVEADFQEMFSYPDADDRNRSKTADPVDDAEDDEDRFFLEDGLFDLESVLRDAVVLALPMQPVCRETCAGLCSECGVRLDENPGHHHEALDIRWAALQGLAETVQDGEKDNMGGAEPGVDEKQEK, from the coding sequence GTGTTCGATACGCACGAGCTGGGTCGGCGTCCAGGTGCCCTCAAGCGGCTGACCCGCTCGGTGAACGCCCCCAAGGACTTCGGTATCGACGGAGTCGTCGGTGTGCCGGAAGGCGCACCCGTGGAGCTGGATGTCCGCCTCGAATCGGTCATGGAAGGTGTGCTTGTCACAGGCACCGCCCGTGCATCGGCCGAGGGGGAGTGCGTAAGGTGTCTGGAGCCGCTGAGCCTTGAGGTCGAGGCGGACTTCCAGGAGATGTTCTCGTACCCTGACGCCGATGACCGGAACCGCAGCAAGACGGCGGACCCGGTCGACGACGCCGAGGACGACGAGGACAGGTTCTTCCTCGAGGACGGCTTGTTCGACCTCGAGTCTGTGCTGCGTGACGCGGTGGTGCTCGCACTGCCGATGCAGCCGGTGTGCCGGGAGACCTGCGCCGGTCTGTGCTCCGAATGCGGAGTCAGGCTGGACGAGAACCCCGGTCACCACCACGAAGCCCTCGACATCCGTTGGGCGGCATTGCAAGGACTCGCCGAGACCGTTCAGGACGGCGAGAAGGACAACATGGGCGGCGCCGAACCTGGCGTCGACGAGAAGCAGGAGAAGTAG
- the rpmF gene encoding 50S ribosomal protein L32, whose amino-acid sequence MAVPKRKMSRSNTRHRRSQWKAAVPTLVSCERCQEPKLQHIACPSCGTYNKRQVLEV is encoded by the coding sequence GTGGCTGTTCCGAAGCGGAAGATGTCGCGCAGCAACACGCGCCACCGCCGGTCGCAGTGGAAGGCTGCGGTCCCCACCCTGGTTTCGTGCGAGCGTTGCCAGGAGCCGAAGCTGCAGCACATCGCGTGCCCCAGCTGCGGCACGTACAACAAGCGCCAGGTCCTCGAGGTCTGA
- the rnc gene encoding ribonuclease III encodes MSELSHAKKQADNVNTASSHTLLEGRLGYHLESALLVRALTHRSYAYENGGLPTNERLEFLGDSVLGLVVTDTLYRTHPDLPEGQLAKLRAAVVNSRALAEVGRGLELGSFIRLGRGEEGTGGRDKASILADTLEAVLGAVYLDQGLDAASELVHRLFDPLIDRSSNLGAGLDWKTSLQELTASESLGVPEYLVTETGPDHEKTFTAAARVGGVSYGTGTGRSKKEAEQQAAESAWREISAAAEAREVVAKAAADGGAADAPADPPPSTDVAPA; translated from the coding sequence ATGTCTGAGTTGTCCCACGCCAAGAAGCAGGCAGACAACGTCAACACAGCCTCGTCCCACACGCTTCTGGAAGGGCGGCTCGGGTACCACCTCGAGTCCGCCCTTCTGGTGCGAGCGCTGACCCATCGTTCGTACGCGTACGAGAACGGCGGTCTGCCCACCAATGAGCGGCTGGAATTCCTCGGGGATTCGGTACTCGGCCTGGTGGTCACGGACACGCTGTACCGCACTCACCCCGACCTGCCTGAAGGCCAGCTGGCCAAATTGCGGGCCGCGGTGGTCAACTCGCGCGCTCTTGCGGAAGTGGGCCGCGGCCTCGAACTCGGCTCCTTCATCCGGCTCGGCCGCGGTGAAGAGGGCACGGGTGGCCGGGACAAGGCGTCCATCCTCGCCGACACCCTTGAAGCGGTGCTCGGTGCGGTCTATCTCGATCAGGGCCTCGACGCGGCCTCGGAGCTGGTTCACCGGCTCTTCGACCCGCTGATCGACCGGTCCTCCAACCTCGGCGCCGGCCTGGACTGGAAGACCAGTCTCCAGGAGCTCACCGCGAGCGAGAGCCTCGGAGTCCCCGAGTACCTCGTCACGGAGACCGGCCCGGATCACGAGAAGACCTTTACTGCTGCTGCTCGCGTCGGTGGTGTCTCGTACGGCACCGGCACCGGCCGCAGCAAGAAGGAAGCGGAGCAACAGGCGGCGGAATCCGCCTGGCGCGAGATCAGTGCCGCCGCGGAGGCGCGGGAGGTCGTGGCCAAGGCCGCCGCCGACGGAGGGGCCGCCGACGCCCCTGCCGACCCGCCGCCGTCCACGGACGTCGCTCCGGCCTGA
- the mutM gene encoding bifunctional DNA-formamidopyrimidine glycosylase/DNA-(apurinic or apyrimidinic site) lyase codes for MPELPEVEVVRRGLQRWVTGRTVDEVEVLHPRAVRRHLAGGVDFAARLAGIRFGPAMRRGKYLWVPLDETTSSLLGHLGMSGQLLVQPQDAADEKHLRIRIRFDDSLGTELRFVDQRTFGGLSLHENTPDGVPDTIAHIARDPLDPEFDDAAFHTALRLRRTTVKRALLDQSLISGVGNIYADEALWRAKLHYDRPTATLTRPQSAELLGHVRDVMNAALEQGGTSFDSLYVNVNGESGYFDRSLDAYGREDEPCHRCGTPMRRRAWMNRSSYFCPRCQRPPRNTG; via the coding sequence GTGCCCGAGCTGCCCGAGGTCGAAGTCGTACGGCGCGGGCTGCAGCGCTGGGTGACCGGGCGCACGGTCGACGAGGTCGAGGTCCTGCACCCGCGAGCGGTCCGCCGTCATCTCGCGGGAGGCGTGGACTTCGCGGCCAGACTCGCCGGCATCCGTTTCGGGCCCGCGATGCGCCGCGGCAAATATCTCTGGGTGCCGCTGGACGAGACGACCAGCTCGCTCCTCGGCCACCTCGGCATGAGCGGTCAGCTGCTCGTACAGCCGCAGGACGCCGCCGACGAGAAGCATCTGCGGATCAGGATCCGGTTCGACGACTCCCTCGGTACCGAACTGCGCTTCGTCGACCAGCGCACCTTCGGCGGGCTCTCGCTCCACGAGAACACCCCCGACGGAGTGCCCGACACCATCGCGCACATCGCCCGCGATCCACTGGACCCGGAATTCGACGACGCGGCGTTCCACACCGCGCTGCGACTGCGCCGCACCACGGTCAAGCGCGCCCTGCTCGACCAGTCGCTGATCAGCGGGGTCGGCAACATCTACGCGGACGAGGCCTTGTGGCGCGCCAAGCTGCACTACGACCGGCCGACCGCGACCCTGACCCGTCCCCAGTCGGCCGAGCTGCTCGGCCATGTCCGCGATGTGATGAACGCGGCGCTGGAGCAGGGCGGCACGAGTTTCGACAGCCTCTACGTCAATGTGAACGGTGAGTCGGGCTACTTCGACCGGTCGCTGGACGCCTACGGGCGCGAGGACGAACCCTGCCACCGCTGCGGTACGCCGATGAGGCGCCGTGCCTGGATGAACCGGTCCAGCTACTTCTGCCCGCGCTGCCAGCGCCCGCCGCGCAACACCGGCTGA
- a CDS encoding winged helix-turn-helix transcriptional regulator: MDENGGSGTDGCPGDAWVFDVFARHCPSRGTLEHVTGRWGSLTLGALYEGSLRFNALRRRVDGVSEKMLSQTLHALERDGLVHREAQPTNPPRVDYELTPLGRQVAGQLIGLIQLVEDRMAEVMVARERYDEAHAARES; encoded by the coding sequence ATGGACGAGAACGGCGGCAGCGGGACGGACGGCTGCCCGGGCGATGCGTGGGTCTTCGACGTGTTCGCCAGGCATTGCCCCTCGCGCGGCACCCTGGAACATGTCACCGGCCGCTGGGGCAGCCTGACGCTCGGCGCCCTGTATGAGGGCAGCCTCCGCTTCAACGCGCTGCGCCGCCGGGTCGACGGGGTGAGCGAGAAGATGCTCTCCCAGACCCTGCACGCGCTGGAACGTGACGGACTGGTGCACCGCGAGGCGCAGCCCACCAATCCGCCCCGCGTCGACTACGAGCTCACACCGCTGGGACGGCAGGTCGCCGGGCAGCTGATCGGACTGATCCAGCTCGTCGAGGACCGGATGGCCGAGGTCATGGTCGCCCGTGAACGTTACGACGAGGCGCACGCGGCCCGGGAAAGCTAG
- a CDS encoding CAP domain-containing protein yields MGRHRRSAAVPATAPAAEENAERDAVRSRGSRRRKRSGMPVRTGLLGVSAAMAVGAVAVASGLLPGGDHYPGGGSAADRVRSEGAPDLLTQGGSTTAPADRGSASGKAGRGTDRTHGPTKSGPSADGKSSSSPSRTSGPAKKAEKKEPSGQASASKAPGSGATKSAAPTASSAAPAPSTSAPAPRRSTEPAADTSAQAAVLSLVNQERAKAGCGPVTASSSLASLAQNFSEDMAARDFFDHTDPDGKTPWDRAAKAGVAGLGGENIARGQADAQAVMDAWMNSEGHRANILNCDYKTLGVGVHFGAGGPWWTQDFGF; encoded by the coding sequence ATGGGACGCCATCGACGCTCCGCCGCAGTTCCCGCCACCGCTCCCGCCGCTGAGGAAAACGCGGAGCGGGACGCGGTCCGAAGCCGGGGATCCCGCCGCAGGAAGCGGTCCGGGATGCCGGTACGTACGGGACTGCTCGGTGTCTCCGCGGCCATGGCCGTCGGGGCCGTCGCCGTGGCCTCCGGTCTGCTGCCCGGCGGCGACCACTACCCGGGCGGCGGTTCGGCCGCCGACCGGGTGCGCTCCGAGGGCGCCCCGGACCTGCTGACGCAGGGCGGCTCCACGACCGCGCCGGCCGACCGCGGATCCGCGTCCGGCAAGGCCGGCCGCGGCACCGACCGCACCCACGGGCCCACGAAGTCCGGCCCCTCCGCCGACGGCAAATCCTCCTCGTCCCCTTCGAGGACGTCCGGTCCGGCGAAGAAGGCGGAGAAGAAGGAGCCTTCCGGGCAGGCTTCCGCCTCCAAGGCTCCCGGGTCCGGTGCCACGAAGAGCGCTGCCCCAACCGCGAGCTCGGCGGCGCCGGCACCCTCGACCTCCGCTCCGGCCCCCCGCCGGAGCACCGAGCCCGCCGCCGACACCTCGGCCCAGGCCGCCGTGCTCTCCCTGGTCAATCAGGAGCGCGCCAAGGCTGGCTGCGGCCCGGTGACGGCGAGCAGTTCGCTGGCCTCGCTCGCCCAGAACTTCAGCGAGGACATGGCGGCCCGCGATTTCTTCGACCACACCGACCCTGACGGCAAGACCCCCTGGGACCGTGCCGCCAAGGCAGGCGTGGCCGGTCTCGGCGGCGAGAACATCGCCCGGGGCCAGGCCGACGCGCAGGCCGTGATGGACGCCTGGATGAACAGCGAGGGCCACCGCGCGAACATTCTCAACTGCGACTACAAGACGCTCGGCGTGGGTGTCCACTTCGGCGCCGGCGGTCCCTGGTGGACCCAGGACTTCGGCTTCTGA
- a CDS encoding acylphosphatase, producing MDEDVRLTAWVRGRVQQVGFRWFTRANALEIGGLVGFALNLDDGRVQVVAEGRRESCHRLLDWLRSDDTPGRVDGVTEIWDTPRGGYEGFAIR from the coding sequence ATGGACGAAGATGTACGACTCACCGCCTGGGTACGCGGCCGAGTGCAGCAAGTAGGGTTCCGCTGGTTCACCAGGGCAAACGCTCTGGAGATCGGGGGCCTCGTCGGATTCGCCCTCAATCTCGACGACGGCAGGGTGCAGGTTGTCGCGGAAGGACGGCGTGAGAGTTGCCACCGTCTGCTGGATTGGCTGCGCTCGGACGACACACCCGGCCGCGTTGACGGAGTCACTGAGATCTGGGACACCCCGCGGGGCGGATACGAGGGGTTCGCGATCCGCTGA